From the Psychrobacillus sp. FSL K6-4046 genome, one window contains:
- a CDS encoding Imm3 family immunity protein: protein MEDWEYNEIFEAINEDYNDYLKLNRGHEYAIARTVNDYINLGKIEDFIVDTAIGEILLSKNKVFIGYVEGITKRLSMFEDLDDTSELTHEEIADLTNRIEKVLDGLTKVEIDYNPYSE, encoded by the coding sequence TTGGAAGACTGGGAATATAATGAAATATTTGAGGCTATTAATGAAGACTACAATGATTATTTAAAATTAAATAGAGGACATGAGTATGCAATAGCAAGAACTGTTAATGATTATATAAATCTTGGAAAGATAGAAGACTTTATTGTTGATACTGCTATAGGTGAAATATTGTTATCCAAAAATAAGGTTTTTATTGGTTATGTTGAAGGGATAACAAAGAGATTAAGTATGTTTGAAGATTTAGATGATACAAGTGAATTAACACATGAAGAAATAGCTGACTTGACTAATAGGATAGAGAAAGTACTAGATGGTCTTACTAAGGTTGAGATAGATTATAACCCATACTCCGAATAG